GCATAATTTTATTGATTATTTCCTTAATTCTTTTTACTTTATTATTGCAAGAAAACTTAAAAACAATAACAATAAGCCATCATGGTAACTTTTGGTTATAACTTTTGGTCATTATGATGACGAATCGGTATTTTTATCCGAAAAAACAATGTATTTACGAACCTTAGAAAATAAAATCAGAGAAAAAATAAACAGCGGCAAAGCTGTAATAATTGTCGGAGCAAGGCAGGTTGGAAAGACAACGCTTGTAAAGAAAATTCTGGAAAATACTAATTATCTGTTTCTGGATGGAGATGATCCTACAGTCAGAAATCTGTTATCAAACCCGAATACCGGGCAAATAAAAGCTATTTTAGCCGGTAATAAAACCGTTTTTATTGACGAAGCTCAGAGAATAGATGGAATTGGCCTGACATTAAAAATAATGACAGACCAGTTTAATTATGTTCAATTATTTATCAGCGGCTCTTCCTCGTTTGATCTGGGAAATAAGTTGAATGAACCGTTGACAGGAAGAAAATGGGAATACGAATTATTTCCGATAACTTGGGAAGAATATGAGAATAAACTCGGTTTCTTAAAAGCAGAGCAGCGGATTGAAAATCGATTGTTGTACGGTTTTTATCCGGATGTATTAAATAATCAGGGAAATGAAAGAGAAGTATTAAAAAATTTTGTTAACAGTTATTTATACAGAGATATCCTGGCATTTTCGGAAATAAGAAAACCTGATATTCTTGAAAAATTAGTACAGGCCCTTGCTTTGCAGGTAGGAAGCGAAGTAAATTATAATGAATTGTCACAGATGGTGGGAATTAATAAGAATACTGTC
The bacterium DNA segment above includes these coding regions:
- a CDS encoding ATP-binding protein — encoded protein: MYLRTLENKIREKINSGKAVIIVGARQVGKTTLVKKILENTNYLFLDGDDPTVRNLLSNPNTGQIKAILAGNKTVFIDEAQRIDGIGLTLKIMTDQFNYVQLFISGSSSFDLGNKLNEPLTGRKWEYELFPITWEEYENKLGFLKAEQRIENRLLYGFYPDVLNNQGNEREVLKNFVNSYLYRDILAFSEIRKPDILEKLVQALALQVGSEVNYNELSQMVGINKNTVQKYIEILEKGYIIFRLNCFSRNVRNEIKRNRKIYFYDNGVRNMIIGNFNPIDLRPDKGALWENFLISERRKQNIYKDTFAKMYFWRTKQQQEVDFVEEKEGVITGYEFKWNEKKKPKLPETFVKTYNAKAQVINRVNFREFVILK